Genomic segment of Verrucomicrobiia bacterium:
CGGTTTGAGTTGGATCGCATGCACGCGCTCTTGCGCCAGATCTTCCCTTTGGACGACCTCTTCTTTTGTCCGCACGATGAAATGGATCAATGCCCCTGCCGCAAACCGCGCCCGGGTCTGCTGATCGAAGCCGCCTATAAGTGGCATATTGATCTGCCGCGTTCCTACGTGATCAGCGACAAATGGCAGGATGCCGATGCCGCCCGCTGGGCCGGCTGCGTCTCCATCATGATCCGCAGCTCTTCCAATGGCTCCAACCACCATGATTGTGTGGTCCCCGACTTCCGCGCCGCCGTGGATAAAATCATTCACTTGCACTCCCTCAACTGTTCCCTCGACGAGTAACCCAGGGCGTAGGTTTTAAGGTTGGGTTTGCAGCTTAGGCCGCCTGATGCTAATTAAAAGGCCCATGAATCTCGCAACCCAATGGTCTTTGGCGGCTTCGCATAACCCCCAAAAACCGGCCCTCTTTTGGGGCGATGCTTCCTTCACTCATGCCCACCTTTACCATCAATCCCTCTGGATGGCCGCCGCACTGCAACGCCTGGGGGTCCAACCCGGCGACCGCGTCGGTCTCTGGTTGAAAAATTGCCCCGAATTTGTCCCCGCTCTGTTCGGCATTTTCATGGCCAACGCCGTCGCCGTCCCCATCAACAATTTTCTCAAACCCGAAGAAGTGGCCTTCATGTTGCAGGACGCCGGCATCCGGCATCTCATCACCGATACCTCCCTGGCCGACCCGGCGAAAATATTGGCCGAAAAATTCCCCGGCCTCACGGTGTGGCTGGTGGAACACCTGCCCACCACCCCGGCGGAGGAGCAAGCCATTCCGCCCTCCCCATGTCAGCGAACGGAACAAGATTTGGCGGTGCTGATTTACACCTCAGGCACCACCGGCCGCCCCAAAGGCGCCATGCTCACCCACGGCAACCTGCTGCATAACATCCGTAGTTGCCAAAAAATGCTGGAAAGCACCCTCGGCGACCGTTTTGTGCTGCTGCTCCCCATGTTTCACAGTTTCATGCTCACCGTCTGCGTCCTCCTGCCCCTCTGCACCGGCGCTTCCATCGTGCTCATCAAATCCGTGCACCCCGCCAAAAACATCCTCATGGAAATCCTCCGCCATCAGGGCACCATCCTCCCCGCCGTCCCCTCTTTCTTCCGCCTGTTTGCCCAGGCCGAGCTGCCCCCCCAGCTCCCGCTGCGGTTGTGCATCAGTGGCGGCGCCGCCCTCCCGGTGGAAATCCTCCGCGAGTTCAACCGCAAATTCCCCCTCCCCCTCCTCGAGGGCTACGGCTTGAGCGAAACCAGCCCCGTGGCCAGCCTCAACCCCATTCGCGGCCCCTGGAAGGAAGGCAGCATCGGCGTCCCCATCCCCGACGTGGAAATGAGTGTCCAGGACGATCAAGGCCGTTTCCTGCCCCCGCGCGAGATCGGCGAGATCTGCATCCGCGGCGGCAACGTCATGGCGGGCTACTGGAACCAGCCCGAGGCAACCGCCGCCGTCATGCGCAACGGCTGGTTTCTCACCGGCGATGTCGGCTACCGGGATGAAGACGGCTATTTCTACATCACCGACCGCAAAAAAGACATGCTCATCGTCAACGGCATCAACGTCTATCCCCGCGAAATCGAGGAATTAATCTACCAATATCCCGGCATCCGCGAAGCCGCCGTCATTGGCATCCCCGATGCCCGCCGCGGCGAGCAGCCCGTGGCTTACGTGTCCTTGACTGACGGCGCCACCCTGGACGAATACGCCCTGCTGCGTTACTTGCGCGACCGCATCGCCCACTACAAGGTGCCGCGCAAGGTAACCGTGCTCCCCGCCCTCCCCCGCAACGCCACCGGCAAAATCCTCAAGACCGACCTGCGCCAAATGGCCCTGCGCAGCCTCTCCCCGCCCGCCGCGGAATCCGCTTAACCATTTGTCATTCCCCGCCCTTGGGATATAGTTGGCCGCGTGGAAACCAAAGCGTTTGATCTGGTGGTCATCGGCGCGGGGCCGGGCGGTTATGTGGCGGCCATTCGCGCCGCCCAACTGGGCCTCAACACCGCCTGCGTGGACAAGGAACCCCTCCTGGGCGGCACCTGCCTGCGCATCGGTTGCATCCCCAGCAAAGTCTTGTTGGAATCCAGCGCCCGTTACCACGAGGCCCTCACCACCCTGGCCCAACATGGCGTGCGCGCCTGTGGCGTCACCCTCGATTTGCCCGCCGTCCTCAAGCGCAAGGACCACGTGGTGCAAACCCTGACCCGGGGCATCGAAGGATTGTTTCGTAAAAACAAGGTAACTCGCTTCCAGGGCACGGCCTCCTTCATTTCCCCCCGGGAAATTGAAATCAGGGGCAAGGACACCCTCCGCCTTCAAGCCGGCCATTTCATCATCGCCACCGGCAGCGTCCCCGCCCCCCTGCCGGGAGTCGAACTGGATGGCTCGCGAATCGTCACCAGCACCGAAGCCCTCTCCTTCACGGAAGTCCCCCGTCGGCTGGTGGTCATTGGCGCCGGTTATATCGGCCTGGAGCTAAGCTGTGTCTGGCAACGTTTTGGCGCCCAGGTCACTGTCCTGGAATACCTCCCCCGCATCCTGCCGGGCATGGATGACGAATTGGCGCAGGACGCCCAGAAAATCTTCACCCGCCAGGGATTGACCTTTCACCTCAATACCCGCGTCACCTCCGCCCGGCGCGTGGGCGAGCATTGTGTGGTGGAACGCGAGGGCGCCGCCCCCTTGGAATGTGACTATGTCCTGTTGTCCGTTGGCCGCCTCCCCAACACCGCCGGCCTGGGCCTGGAACAGTTGGGCATGGCCCTCGACAAAGGCCGCATCCCCGTCAACGAACATTTTGCCACACCCATCCCGGGCATTTATGCCATCGGCGATGTCATCCGCGGGCCGATGCTGGCGCACAAGGCCGAGGAGGAAGGCATCGCTTGCGTCGAAGGCCTCGTCCGCGGCCAGGGCCATGTAAATTATGACCTCATCCCCGGCGTGGTGTACACTCATCCCGAAATCGCCTCCGTCGGCAAAACAGAGACCCAGCTCAAGGAGGCAGGCGTCCCCTATCGCCAAGGCGTCTTCCCCCTCCTGGCCAGCGGCCGCGCCCGCTCCCTGGGCGAAACCGAGGGAAAAATCAAGGTCTTGGCCCACGCCGAAACCGACCGCCTCCTGGGCGTGCACATTATCGCGCCGCATGCCGGCGAATTGATCGGCGAAGCCGCCGCCGCCATGGCCTTTGGCGCCAGCGCCGAGGACCTCGCCCGCGTCTGCCATGCCCATCCCACCCTCTCCGAGGCCCTCAAGGAAGCCGCCTTGGCCGTGGACGGCCGCGCGATTCACATTTGATTTGGCGGGCCGCTTCTTTAATATGCCGCCATGACCTCGCTCTGGCTTGCCGGCAGGCGTTTGGCCTGCCTCTTCCTCGGCTGTGCCGCCGTCGCGGCCGCCCTGGCCCAAAACCAATCCAACCTCGTGGCCAACGGCTCCTTTGAACTGGATGCCAACGCCGATGGCATTCCAGATTTCTGGCAGGCCGCCGGCGACCGCGAAACCCAACAACAGTTGGACAGGGAGACCGCCGACGGCGGCTGGTGCGCCCGCTTGCGCTGCACGGCCATGGGCAAGGATACCCCCAGCTCCCACGCCATGATTTGCCAGCTCGGCCAGGTCTCCGTCGAGCGCGGACGCTGGTACAAACTCTCCTTCCGCGCCAGAGCCGAAAACATCCGCAAAGGCGTCTCGGTGGGCCTGAACAATACCCGAGTCTGGAAAAATGTGGGTCTGGACGTCGGCTTCTATGCCACCCCCCAATGGCAGCGTTTTGAATTCCTCTTTGAAGCCACCGACTCTCTCCCCGCCGAAAACAGCCGCCTGCAATTCTGGTTCAAATCCACCGGCACGCTCTGGTTGGATGACGTGGAGCTTGTCTCCATTCCGGGCGGAAGACAATGGTTCCCCCAATGGCCCGCTGAGGGCGTTCCCAATGCCGTGCCCAATGGCGCCTTCGAGTGTGGCGCCGCCAACTGGGGAAGCTACAACAACGAACCGGGCGGTTGGGGCAATCAATTATTCCAACTGGTGGCCCAGTGGTCCCCCACCGGCGGCTCGGACGGCGGCGGCTGCCTCAAAATCACCTGGAACGACCAGACCGCTCCCGTGTTCTACTTTGACTATTTCCAGGCCGTCCGCCGCACCGTCCGCCGCCTCCAGGCCGCCAACCTGGGCTGGCTCCGCGTGCAACCCGGTACGCCCATGCAGCTCTCTGTGGATCTGCGCTCCGAACCCGAGGGCATTCCCACCTCTCTGACCATTATCGAGGCCGAAGGCCCCTCCCGCCAGCATACCATCCGCCCCAACCGCCAATGGCAACGGTACTCGCTGGACTTCCAACCCCAACGTCCCTTCATCTTTGTCGCTGTCGGGCCGGATTATTTATCCTCCACCGGCCCGGCGGGCACCGTCTGGTTGGACGGTGTCGCCCTCCACCCCAAAGCGGCGGCCACCGCGTTTCAGCCGCGCCAGCCCATCGAAACTTTTGCGGAAACCCCTGTCACCGGCAACCTCTTCACCAACCCCGCCGCCGGCCTCACCGTGACCCTCCGCGCCGCCGCCTGGGGCGATGCGCCCCCGCGCCTTCAGGGGCTTCTGCGCCTTACCGACTTTTTTGATCGCGTAATCTATGAAGCCCCCCATGAAGTCCCTCTCACCGAGCAGATTTCCCCCCACCTCCGCCGGGGTACCCTCACGCTGCGCGGTCTGTTGACCAATCGCCTGGGCTTCTACCGGCTGGAGTGGGCCACTCCCTACGGCACCAATGCCCTGCGCTGCGCCCTGCTTGCACCCGTCACCCATGCCCAGGGAGCCATCGGCATGAATCATGCCTACCCTTGGGATTTCCTGATGCACCTCGCCCACACCGCCGGCATCCGCTGGTGGCGCGATTGGTCCGCCAAATGGCATGAAGTGGAAAAAGAACAGGGCCAATGGAATTTCCAGATGGCCGATGAACAAATTGACCGCGTCCTGCGCCTCGGCGGCCAACCCCTCGTGCTCCTCCCCTTCCCCTCCTCCTGGTGGTCTTCCCGCTGGGCCTCGCCCACTTCCAATCCCCCTCTCAAGCCCCCCTTCCGCCCCCAGGATTACGAGCCCCAGCGCCGCTTCGTGGCCCAGGCCCCACAACGCTGGGAAGACTTCGCCAACTATGCCGCCGCCGTCGTCCGCCATTACCGCGGCCGCGTGCAGGCCTATCATCTCCTCAATGAACCCATCTATACCAGTTACGCCCTGCCCCGCGGTGACGGCCACTCCATCGCCGATTATCTCCAGGCCGTCGAATCCGCCTACCCCCGCATGAAAGCCGCGGACAAATCCGCTCTCATTGTCGGCGGCATCGGCACCGGCCCGGACGCCGGCCTCACCTTGGAATTCGTGGAAAAAGGGGGCCTGCGCTTTGTGGACATTCTCGACCTGCACATGTACGACCCCCCCGCCCCCACCGAAAATCAGGAACCTTCCTTCGCCCAGCTTGAAGCCTCCATGCGCCAACACGGCGGCCCCAAGCCTGTCTGGATTACCGAATACGGCTGCTATGCCGACGACGACCCCGCCTGCCTGCCGCCCCGCACCGGCGACTCCGCCATGACCCGCGCACGCTGGCCCAGCGAACGCGCCGCCTCCGAGCATCTCGTCAAATACGTGGCCGTCACCTTCGCTCATGGCGTGCGCAAGCTCTTGCTGCATGCCGGCAGCTCCGCCCAGATCAACGGCCCCAACGAAGGCGGCATCTTCTTTGAATATGGCGGACAGCCCCGCAAAATGCTCGCCGCCGTGGCCACTTTGAACCGCCTCCTGGCCACCCCCGATGCCTGCCTCGGGGCCCGCAACCAAAACTCCCTCTGCGCCTACCTCTTCCGCTGTGGCCGCCAAAGCGTGGCCATCGCCTGGAGCAGCCAGCCCATAACGCTCACCCTCCCCAAAGGAGTTCAAGCCAGGGACATCATGGGTAACCCCCTCGCGCAAAGCACGCTTTCCCTTGCCGATTCCCCCGTTTATTTCCTCGAAGCCAACCCCGAAGGCAGGCAACTGCGTCAAATGTTCCTGCCCTGATCAGCCGCCCGCCTCATTCCGGCCCACCACCGCGCCCTGCCGGGCCTGCTGAAAGCGCGCCGCCCATTGCGCCCGCGATATTTTTCCGCGCGCATTGGCGGCCAACTCCTCCGCCAGCCACCAGTGCTTGGGCCATTGCCAGTCCGGCAGATGATGCTGCGCATGCTGGCGCACGGCCGGCAGCGACTCTGCCGCCGCCAGCGCCACCGCCGCCACAATGGCCTCTCCCCGGTGTCCCCCCTGATCCGGCACGCCAAACACCACGCACTCCCGCACCTCGGGATGCGCGCGCAACACCTGCTCAATCATCTCCGGCGACACCTTCCGTCCCGCCACGTTGATTTGATCACTGGCGCGCCCCCACAAGTAGAGGTATCCCCCCCGGCTCTCTCCCAAATCGCGCGTCCGAAAAACACCCCCACCCAGCGCCGGATCAGCCTCGGGCCAATAGGTCAGGCCAACATTCGGGCCCCTCACCTCCACGCAGCCCTCGGCGTTGAGCCCCACCTCCACTCCCGGCAACACCCGCCCCGCAAGTTGCGCCTCCGGCCGTGGCTTGTCCGTCCCGTCATAAGCAATCCCGCCACACTCGGTGGAACCGTAAAAATTATGAATCTTCAGGCCGTGCCGCTCGAAAACCTGTTGTTCCAGCGTTAACGGCAGCGGAGCCCCGGCGCTGATGGCCACCCGAATGTTGCAAGGAATGGCCTGCGCCTCCAGCCACGTCCGCCACAAGGCCGGCACCGAGGGAACCACCAAATCGGGCAGCACGCCACTGGCGGCCCGCAACTGCTCCGGCAACCCCCCCCCAGCCAAAATGAGCGGCATGCCCTCCAACACCAGCATCAGCACCAAACTCGAAAAACCATATGAATGCGCCAACGAAATGGTGGCCACATTGGCCCACTCCCGCCTCAGCCCCATCCCCTCCATGATCTGCCGGGCATCGGCACAAAGCTGCTCGGCGGAAAACGCCACCGCCCGCGGCGCCCCCGTGGTGGCGCTGGTGAGTTTGAGATGCGCGCAATCCGCAGGCAACCGCCCGTCTGCCGGCGGTGGATTGCCTTGATCCAGCGGACACACCACCAGCCCGGCACGCCATGCCCGCAGCAAAGTAAGCACAAATTCCGCCCCCATCCCCCTCGGGTGACAAAGTCCATGATCTTCCACCGGCGCCGGCCCTTCTGAAGCCCTGGCCAGCTCCGCAAACGTCCATCGCCGGCCACTCGGCACTTCCCACAACGCTGGCAGCCTAGGCTCACGCGCCGCCGTGAGCCGCCAAAGCTCATAGAGTTGCCGGGTTGCAGACACCGGCCTTGTACGTACCGCAGCTTGCCACCAGCCGCAAGCGGCAAGTGTCACCGGACAACGTTGTCCCGCAGCGAAGCCGATGGCGCAACCACCGCATCCAACGTGGCCCGCAAGGCCTGCGCCAGTTGCATGGGAGTGTACGGCTTCTGCAAGAAATGATGCCGGTCAAAACCGGGGGCGGACTCAAGCAACATCTGGCTGTTGAAGTAGCCGCTGGTGAACAATATCGGCAGGTTGGGGCGCATTTCCCGCAGTTTCTGGGCCAGCGCCAGCCCATTGATCCCCCCCGGCATCACCATGTCCAGCAGCGCCGCATCAATGTGTTGCTGGTGCTTGGCCCATACCGCCAGCGCTTCCGGCCCGTTCGCGGCCAGTATCGTCCGATAGCCGTGCATGCTCAAAATGTCCCCCGCCAGTTGCCGCACAATCGCCTCATCCTCCACCACCAAAATGGTCTCCTGCCCGCGGGGCGCTCCCAGCTCGTCACGGGCAGCCTCCGCGCGCCCCTGGGCTGGTTCCGCCGACGCCTGCAACGTGGGCAGGTAAATCAAAAAGCACGTCCCCTCCCCCGGCTGGCTGCGCAGCTCAATCCACCCCCGA
This window contains:
- a CDS encoding HAD-IIIA family hydrolase, which produces MIKPAVFLERDGILNRPRVERGKAVPPTALKEFEICVEVLPLLRRLKEQGFLLIATTNQPGISRGYLSRFELDRMHALLRQIFPLDDLFFCPHDEMDQCPCRKPRPGLLIEAAYKWHIDLPRSYVISDKWQDADAARWAGCVSIMIRSSSNGSNHHDCVVPDFRAAVDKIIHLHSLNCSLDE
- a CDS encoding long-chain fatty acid--CoA ligase, coding for MNLATQWSLAASHNPQKPALFWGDASFTHAHLYHQSLWMAAALQRLGVQPGDRVGLWLKNCPEFVPALFGIFMANAVAVPINNFLKPEEVAFMLQDAGIRHLITDTSLADPAKILAEKFPGLTVWLVEHLPTTPAEEQAIPPSPCQRTEQDLAVLIYTSGTTGRPKGAMLTHGNLLHNIRSCQKMLESTLGDRFVLLLPMFHSFMLTVCVLLPLCTGASIVLIKSVHPAKNILMEILRHQGTILPAVPSFFRLFAQAELPPQLPLRLCISGGAALPVEILREFNRKFPLPLLEGYGLSETSPVASLNPIRGPWKEGSIGVPIPDVEMSVQDDQGRFLPPREIGEICIRGGNVMAGYWNQPEATAAVMRNGWFLTGDVGYRDEDGYFYITDRKKDMLIVNGINVYPREIEELIYQYPGIREAAVIGIPDARRGEQPVAYVSLTDGATLDEYALLRYLRDRIAHYKVPRKVTVLPALPRNATGKILKTDLRQMALRSLSPPAAESA
- the lpdA gene encoding dihydrolipoyl dehydrogenase produces the protein METKAFDLVVIGAGPGGYVAAIRAAQLGLNTACVDKEPLLGGTCLRIGCIPSKVLLESSARYHEALTTLAQHGVRACGVTLDLPAVLKRKDHVVQTLTRGIEGLFRKNKVTRFQGTASFISPREIEIRGKDTLRLQAGHFIIATGSVPAPLPGVELDGSRIVTSTEALSFTEVPRRLVVIGAGYIGLELSCVWQRFGAQVTVLEYLPRILPGMDDELAQDAQKIFTRQGLTFHLNTRVTSARRVGEHCVVEREGAAPLECDYVLLSVGRLPNTAGLGLEQLGMALDKGRIPVNEHFATPIPGIYAIGDVIRGPMLAHKAEEEGIACVEGLVRGQGHVNYDLIPGVVYTHPEIASVGKTETQLKEAGVPYRQGVFPLLASGRARSLGETEGKIKVLAHAETDRLLGVHIIAPHAGELIGEAAAAMAFGASAEDLARVCHAHPTLSEALKEAALAVDGRAIHI
- a CDS encoding acyl--CoA ligase, with amino-acid sequence MLTLLRAWRAGLVVCPLDQGNPPPADGRLPADCAHLKLTSATTGAPRAVAFSAEQLCADARQIMEGMGLRREWANVATISLAHSYGFSSLVLMLVLEGMPLILAGGGLPEQLRAASGVLPDLVVPSVPALWRTWLEAQAIPCNIRVAISAGAPLPLTLEQQVFERHGLKIHNFYGSTECGGIAYDGTDKPRPEAQLAGRVLPGVEVGLNAEGCVEVRGPNVGLTYWPEADPALGGGVFRTRDLGESRGGYLYLWGRASDQINVAGRKVSPEMIEQVLRAHPEVRECVVFGVPDQGGHRGEAIVAAVALAAAESLPAVRQHAQHHLPDWQWPKHWWLAEELAANARGKISRAQWAARFQQARQGAVVGRNEAGG